In Rutidosis leptorrhynchoides isolate AG116_Rl617_1_P2 chromosome 2, CSIRO_AGI_Rlap_v1, whole genome shotgun sequence, one genomic interval encodes:
- the LOC139893206 gene encoding peroxisome biogenesis protein 22-like isoform X3, with amino-acid sequence MDDYLKDDIQQLIKQIREFLSTKVPEFLNTQDLQTIWGSVAIVVAVLFTWRLLLAPTEPQRRVPKRQAPTPSSSQVNGQPNSNLLPSGVGSSVEDSTQTANKILHPVKLTLGQIVRQRLSGGRKVTCRLLGIILEESTPEELQQNQVTVRSSVLEVVMEMTKFCDLYLMETVLDDESEKRVLTALDNAGIFSSGGLVKDKILDGLLLFDNWSQIGI; translated from the exons ATGGATGATTATTTGAAGGACGATATTCAACAGCTGATCAAACAAATTAGAGAGTTTCTATCCACCAAAGTTCCCGAATTTTTAAATACCCAG GATTTACAAACCATTTGGGGTTCAGTGGCTATTGTTGTTGCTGTATTATTCACGTGGAGGCTATTATTGGCACCTACTGAACCTCAAAGAAGGGTACCTAAACGACAAGCTCCCACACCAAGTAGTTCTCAAGTCAATGGTCAACCAAATTCAAATCTTCTACCTTCTGGCGTTGGCTCATCTGTAGAAGATTCAACACAAACTGCTAATAAAATTCTTCATCCTGTAAAG CTTACTTTGGGACAAATAGTTAGACAAAGATTAAGTGGTGGAAGAAAG GTAACTTGTCGGTTACTTGGAATTATACTTGAGGAAAGTACTCCAGAAGAGCTTCAG CAGAATCAAGTGACTGTGAGATCCTCTGTTTTGGAAGTTGTGATGGAGATGACCAAATTTTGTGATCTTTACCTCATGGAAACTGTTTTGGATGATGAAAGTGAA AAAAGGGTTTTAACAGCATTGGATAATGCTGGGATTTTTTCATCCGGTGGCTTGGTCAAAGATAAG ATATTGGACGGACTTCTTTTGTTCGACAACTGGAGCCAGATTGGCATATAG
- the LOC139893206 gene encoding peroxisome biogenesis protein 22-like isoform X2 yields the protein MDDYLKDDIQQLIKQIREFLSTKVPEFLNTQDLQTIWGSVAIVVAVLFTWRLLLAPTEPQRRVPKRQAPTPSSSQVNGQPNSNLLPSGVGSSVEDSTQTANKILHPVKLTLGQIVRQRLSGGRKVTCRLLGIILEESTPEELQNQVTVRSSVLEVVMEMTKFCDLYLMETVLDDESEKRVLTALDNAGIFSSGGLVKDKVLFCGTDIGRTSFVRQLEPDWHIDSNREINSQLARFIKCQLHISPIQTERIASNVFNSSSLEQFFGV from the exons ATGGATGATTATTTGAAGGACGATATTCAACAGCTGATCAAACAAATTAGAGAGTTTCTATCCACCAAAGTTCCCGAATTTTTAAATACCCAG GATTTACAAACCATTTGGGGTTCAGTGGCTATTGTTGTTGCTGTATTATTCACGTGGAGGCTATTATTGGCACCTACTGAACCTCAAAGAAGGGTACCTAAACGACAAGCTCCCACACCAAGTAGTTCTCAAGTCAATGGTCAACCAAATTCAAATCTTCTACCTTCTGGCGTTGGCTCATCTGTAGAAGATTCAACACAAACTGCTAATAAAATTCTTCATCCTGTAAAG CTTACTTTGGGACAAATAGTTAGACAAAGATTAAGTGGTGGAAGAAAG GTAACTTGTCGGTTACTTGGAATTATACTTGAGGAAAGTACTCCAGAAGAGCTTCAG AATCAAGTGACTGTGAGATCCTCTGTTTTGGAAGTTGTGATGGAGATGACCAAATTTTGTGATCTTTACCTCATGGAAACTGTTTTGGATGATGAAAGTGAA AAAAGGGTTTTAACAGCATTGGATAATGCTGGGATTTTTTCATCCGGTGGCTTGGTCAAAGATAAG GTACTCTTCTGTGGTACAGATATTGGACGGACTTCTTTTGTTCGACAACTGGAGCCAGATTGGCATATAGACTCAAATCGCGAAATTAATTCACAATTGGCG AGGTTCATCAAATGTCAGCTTCACATTTCACCAATCCAAACCGAGCGAATTGCTTCTAATGTTTTCAATTCTTCATCGTTGGAACAGTTCTTCGGTGTTTGA
- the LOC139893206 gene encoding peroxisome biogenesis protein 22-like isoform X1, whose translation MDDYLKDDIQQLIKQIREFLSTKVPEFLNTQDLQTIWGSVAIVVAVLFTWRLLLAPTEPQRRVPKRQAPTPSSSQVNGQPNSNLLPSGVGSSVEDSTQTANKILHPVKLTLGQIVRQRLSGGRKVTCRLLGIILEESTPEELQQNQVTVRSSVLEVVMEMTKFCDLYLMETVLDDESEKRVLTALDNAGIFSSGGLVKDKVLFCGTDIGRTSFVRQLEPDWHIDSNREINSQLARFIKCQLHISPIQTERIASNVFNSSSLEQFFGV comes from the exons ATGGATGATTATTTGAAGGACGATATTCAACAGCTGATCAAACAAATTAGAGAGTTTCTATCCACCAAAGTTCCCGAATTTTTAAATACCCAG GATTTACAAACCATTTGGGGTTCAGTGGCTATTGTTGTTGCTGTATTATTCACGTGGAGGCTATTATTGGCACCTACTGAACCTCAAAGAAGGGTACCTAAACGACAAGCTCCCACACCAAGTAGTTCTCAAGTCAATGGTCAACCAAATTCAAATCTTCTACCTTCTGGCGTTGGCTCATCTGTAGAAGATTCAACACAAACTGCTAATAAAATTCTTCATCCTGTAAAG CTTACTTTGGGACAAATAGTTAGACAAAGATTAAGTGGTGGAAGAAAG GTAACTTGTCGGTTACTTGGAATTATACTTGAGGAAAGTACTCCAGAAGAGCTTCAG CAGAATCAAGTGACTGTGAGATCCTCTGTTTTGGAAGTTGTGATGGAGATGACCAAATTTTGTGATCTTTACCTCATGGAAACTGTTTTGGATGATGAAAGTGAA AAAAGGGTTTTAACAGCATTGGATAATGCTGGGATTTTTTCATCCGGTGGCTTGGTCAAAGATAAG GTACTCTTCTGTGGTACAGATATTGGACGGACTTCTTTTGTTCGACAACTGGAGCCAGATTGGCATATAGACTCAAATCGCGAAATTAATTCACAATTGGCG AGGTTCATCAAATGTCAGCTTCACATTTCACCAATCCAAACCGAGCGAATTGCTTCTAATGTTTTCAATTCTTCATCGTTGGAACAGTTCTTCGGTGTTTGA